A window of Spiroplasma syrphidicola EA-1 contains these coding sequences:
- the fusA gene encoding elongation factor G, whose translation MAREYSLENTRNFGIMAHIDAGKTTTTERILFHTGKIHKLGETHDGASQMDWMAQEQERGITITSAATTAFWKNVRLNIIDTPGHVDFTVEVERSLRVLDGAVAVLDGQSGVEPQTETVWRQASTYHVPRIVFVNKMDKIGADFLYSVKTIHERLQGNAHPVQIPIGAEDQFSGIIDIIERKAYHYDGSANEEAQEIEIPADLKDLVEEYRVKLIEAAMNFDEELMMKYLDGQEISVPEIKAAIRTATISGQFFPVFCGSAFKNKGVKLMLDGVIDYLPSPVDIPAIKGTLDDGTEVERHSDDSEPFSALAFKIMTDPFVGKLTFFRVYSGVLKKGSAVLNSTKGKTERIGRLLKMHANNREEIEEVYAGDIAAAVGLKLTTTGDTLCDEKNEVILESMVFPEPVISLALEPKTKADQEKMSLALSKLAEEDPTFRTWTDEETGQTIIAGMGELHLDILVDRMKREFKVETNVGAPQVSYRETFKDSADVEGKYIKQSGGRGQYGHVWIKFEPNHDKGFEFVDGIVGGKIPREFIGSVKKGIEDSMLNGKLAGYPMIDIKATLYDGSYHDVDSSQMAYEFAASLALKEAAKKAKAVILEPIMAVEVIVPEEYYGDVMGNLSSRRGQIEGNDQRGNAQVVKAKVPLSEMFGYATDLRSFTQGRGTYTMIFSHYQDAPKSITEEIIKKAGKSE comes from the coding sequence ATGGCAAGAGAATATTCTCTAGAGAATACAAGAAACTTTGGAATTATGGCGCATATTGATGCTGGTAAAACAACAACAACAGAGCGTATTTTATTCCATACTGGGAAAATTCATAAACTTGGTGAAACTCATGATGGGGCGAGCCAAATGGATTGAATGGCCCAAGAACAAGAAAGAGGGATTACAATTACCTCAGCGGCAACAACTGCCTTCTGAAAAAATGTTCGTTTAAATATTATTGATACTCCAGGTCACGTTGACTTTACAGTAGAAGTAGAACGTTCATTACGTGTTTTAGATGGGGCTGTCGCTGTCTTAGATGGTCAATCAGGGGTTGAACCACAAACTGAAACAGTTTGACGTCAAGCATCAACTTACCATGTGCCAAGAATTGTTTTTGTTAACAAAATGGACAAAATTGGGGCGGACTTCTTATACTCAGTTAAAACAATTCATGAACGCTTACAAGGAAATGCTCATCCAGTGCAAATTCCAATTGGCGCTGAAGATCAGTTTTCAGGAATTATTGATATTATTGAACGTAAAGCTTACCACTATGATGGTTCAGCTAATGAAGAAGCACAAGAAATCGAAATTCCAGCTGATTTAAAAGATTTAGTTGAAGAATACCGTGTTAAATTAATTGAAGCGGCAATGAACTTTGACGAAGAATTAATGATGAAATACTTAGACGGACAAGAAATTAGTGTTCCCGAAATTAAAGCAGCAATTAGAACAGCAACAATTTCAGGACAATTCTTCCCAGTCTTTTGTGGAAGTGCCTTTAAAAACAAAGGGGTTAAATTAATGTTAGATGGAGTTATTGATTACTTACCATCACCAGTTGATATTCCAGCGATTAAAGGAACTTTAGACGATGGAACAGAAGTAGAACGTCATTCAGATGATTCAGAACCATTCTCAGCGTTAGCATTTAAAATTATGACTGACCCCTTTGTTGGGAAATTAACATTCTTCCGTGTTTATTCAGGAGTCTTGAAAAAAGGAAGTGCTGTTTTAAACTCAACAAAAGGAAAAACTGAACGAATTGGTCGTTTATTAAAAATGCATGCTAATAACCGTGAAGAAATTGAAGAAGTTTATGCGGGAGATATTGCTGCTGCGGTTGGATTAAAATTAACAACAACTGGAGATACTTTATGTGATGAAAAAAATGAAGTAATCTTAGAATCAATGGTCTTTCCAGAACCAGTTATTAGTTTAGCATTAGAACCAAAAACAAAAGCTGATCAAGAAAAAATGAGTTTAGCGTTATCAAAATTAGCGGAAGAAGACCCAACTTTTAGAACTTGAACTGACGAAGAAACAGGACAAACAATCATTGCCGGAATGGGTGAGTTACACTTAGACATTCTAGTTGATCGTATGAAACGTGAATTTAAAGTTGAAACTAATGTTGGAGCACCACAAGTTTCATACCGTGAAACATTCAAAGATAGTGCTGATGTTGAAGGGAAATACATTAAACAATCAGGGGGACGTGGACAATACGGACACGTTTGAATTAAATTTGAACCAAACCATGATAAAGGGTTTGAGTTTGTTGACGGAATTGTCGGAGGAAAAATTCCTCGTGAATTTATTGGGTCAGTTAAAAAAGGAATCGAAGATTCAATGCTGAATGGTAAATTAGCGGGATATCCAATGATTGATATTAAAGCAACATTATACGATGGGTCATACCATGATGTCGATTCATCACAAATGGCTTATGAATTTGCCGCTAGTTTAGCGTTAAAAGAAGCTGCAAAAAAAGCAAAAGCAGTTATTTTAGAACCAATTATGGCGGTTGAAGTAATTGTTCCAGAAGAATACTATGGGGATGTAATGGGGAACTTATCATCTCGTCGTGGTCAAATCGAAGGAAATGACCAACGTGGGAATGCCCAAGTTGTTAAAGCTAAAGTACCATTATCAGAAATGTTTGGATACGCAACTGATTTACGAAGTTTTACCCAAGGTCGGGGAACATATACAATGATTTTCTCACATTACCAAGATGCGCCAAAATCAATTACTGAAGAAATTATTAAAAAAGCCGGAAAATCAGAATAA
- the tuf gene encoding elongation factor Tu, with protein sequence MAKQKFDRSLPHVNIGTIGHVDHGKTTLTAAITTVLAKKGFAEATGYDNIDKAPEERERGITINTSHVEYRTENRHYAHVDCPGHADYVKNMITGAAQMDGAILVVAATDGPMPQTREHILLSRQVGVPKMVVFLNKCDMVDDEEMIDLVEMEVRDLLSEYGFDGENTPVIRGSALRALEGDAKWEEKIIELMAAVDSWIPEPTRDTEKPFMMPVEDVFTITGRGTVATGRVERGIVKINEEVEIIGFTEETKKVVATGLEMFRKLLDEAKAGDNVGVLLRGVDREQIQRGQVLAKPGTVKPHTEFKTQVYVLSKEEGGRHTPFFGNYRPQFYFRTTDVTGSITLPAGVEMVMPADNVEMTVNLIAPVAIEEGTKFSIREGGRTIGAGTVTSIIK encoded by the coding sequence ATGGCAAAGCAAAAATTTGATAGAAGTTTACCACACGTAAACATCGGAACAATTGGTCACGTTGACCACGGTAAAACAACTTTAACTGCTGCTATTACAACAGTATTAGCTAAAAAAGGTTTCGCCGAAGCAACAGGATATGACAATATTGATAAAGCACCTGAAGAAAGAGAACGTGGAATTACAATTAATACATCACACGTTGAATACCGTACAGAAAACCGTCACTACGCACATGTTGACTGTCCAGGTCACGCCGATTATGTTAAAAACATGATTACAGGGGCAGCCCAAATGGATGGAGCAATCTTAGTTGTTGCTGCAACAGATGGACCAATGCCACAAACAAGAGAACACATTTTATTATCAAGACAAGTTGGAGTACCAAAAATGGTTGTTTTCTTAAACAAATGTGACATGGTTGATGATGAAGAAATGATCGACTTAGTTGAAATGGAAGTTAGAGACTTATTAAGTGAATATGGCTTTGACGGAGAAAATACGCCAGTTATTAGAGGATCAGCTTTAAGAGCACTTGAAGGTGATGCTAAATGAGAAGAAAAAATCATTGAATTAATGGCTGCAGTTGACTCATGAATTCCTGAACCAACTAGAGATACTGAAAAACCATTCATGATGCCAGTTGAAGACGTTTTCACAATTACAGGACGTGGAACAGTTGCAACAGGACGTGTTGAACGTGGGATTGTTAAAATTAACGAAGAAGTTGAAATTATTGGATTCACAGAAGAAACTAAAAAAGTTGTTGCAACAGGTTTAGAAATGTTTAGAAAATTATTAGACGAAGCTAAAGCTGGAGATAACGTTGGGGTCTTATTACGTGGAGTTGACCGTGAACAAATTCAGCGTGGACAGGTATTGGCAAAACCAGGAACTGTTAAACCACATACAGAATTTAAAACACAAGTTTATGTTTTAAGTAAAGAAGAAGGAGGACGTCATACACCATTCTTTGGAAACTACCGTCCACAATTCTACTTCCGTACAACTGACGTTACTGGTTCAATTACATTACCTGCTGGTGTCGAAATGGTTATGCCAGCTGATAATGTTGAAATGACTGTTAACTTAATTGCCCCAGTTGCGATTGAAGAAGGAACAAAATTCTCAATTCGTGAAGGTGGACGTACAATCGGAGCCGGAACAGTTACATCAATTATTAAATAA
- a CDS encoding LemA family protein, producing MAYNPTPKNEEVEAKASGLGKFFVYIWFILIFPIFFYIGTKNSLIRQKERIEETASGIDVQLKRRVDMLTKLIDSTKQYMKYEKDTLEGVIALRTQANNLKFQDFEKINSKVNEQLGKINVTLENYPDLKASNNVIELQKGIRDCEDNIAAARRFYNSAAREFNGKIKTWPSNVAASALKLTSFLYFEASVEDRQDVKVNLF from the coding sequence ATGGCATATAATCCAACCCCAAAAAATGAAGAAGTTGAGGCAAAAGCGTCAGGTTTAGGAAAGTTTTTTGTTTACATTTGGTTTATTTTAATTTTTCCAATTTTCTTTTATATTGGAACAAAAAATAGTTTGATTCGTCAAAAAGAACGAATTGAAGAAACAGCATCAGGGATTGATGTACAATTAAAACGTCGTGTTGATATGTTAACAAAATTAATTGATTCAACAAAACAATATATGAAGTATGAAAAAGATACTTTAGAAGGGGTAATTGCTTTACGTACACAGGCAAATAACTTGAAATTTCAAGACTTTGAAAAAATTAATAGCAAAGTAAATGAACAATTAGGAAAAATTAATGTGACCTTAGAAAACTACCCAGATTTAAAAGCAAGTAATAATGTTATTGAATTACAAAAAGGAATTCGGGATTGTGAAGATAACATTGCTGCTGCTCGTCGCTTTTATAATTCAGCTGCCCGTGAGTTTAATGGAAAAATTAAAACATGACCATCAAATGTTGCGGCAAGTGCTTTAAAATTAACTTCATTCTTATATTTTGAAGCATCTGTTGAAGATCGCCAAGATGTTAAAGTTAATTTATTTTAA
- a CDS encoding DUF3137 domain-containing protein has product MRDTEYKNLTLDNTVLESDRFEELFIVNSSNQIGVRKLLTPKVISNLVKQINRKTLPVIGVKDDVITFAFDQKDSEYNQNKILDDREIEQDNFYKTLCQKITKDINSFLEALYWVDVLGLK; this is encoded by the coding sequence TTGCGGGATACTGAATATAAAAATTTAACTCTTGATAATACCGTTTTAGAGTCTGATCGTTTTGAAGAACTATTTATTGTTAATTCAAGTAATCAAATTGGAGTGCGAAAACTATTAACCCCAAAAGTAATTAGTAATTTAGTTAAACAAATTAATCGTAAAACCTTACCAGTAATTGGTGTGAAAGATGATGTTATTACGTTTGCTTTTGACCAAAAAGATTCAGAATATAATCAGAATAAAATTTTAGATGACAGGGAAATTGAACAAGACAATTTTTATAAAACATTGTGTCAAAAAATTACTAAAGATATTAATTCCTTCCTGGAAGCCCTTTATTGAGTTGATGTATTAGGATTAAAATAG
- a CDS encoding DUF3137 domain-containing protein yields the protein MSLNNNNWQEEVKTDVKKIINQYDPAKLANIKKIAKKKTMGLIMFIFSLLATIGFGIGIFKTMDELILLIVMIICFLICVGFLTWAVAILSEYRKVVRWISEVMGQVNYKEYYHAALQENSEQGLQLIDLTQSFKTQPFKFLPSGKTKVDNVLVIFSEQQQNYYCYGTITQQIKQTTTDSKGRTTTHYYYYRFPFLTAQLNRDLELNAVIQRSKGILKIFQGDNTTLESDQFEKLYAVNADNQITIRKLLTPKVMVNLIDNADRGVPKVAISNNLITLSFSSFSVSGWSDPKGMIWGDIFNSPDTISEDICKEITTNLNEFFPRLDWLKVYDLI from the coding sequence ATGAGCTTAAATAATAATAATTGACAAGAAGAGGTCAAAACTGATGTTAAAAAAATCATTAACCAGTATGATCCGGCAAAACTTGCTAATATCAAAAAAATAGCGAAAAAGAAAACGATGGGATTAATAATGTTTATTTTTTCTTTATTAGCAACAATTGGTTTTGGAATTGGAATTTTCAAAACAATGGATGAATTAATTTTATTAATTGTAATGATTATTTGTTTTTTAATTTGTGTAGGTTTTTTAACATGAGCTGTAGCAATTTTGTCGGAGTATCGAAAAGTTGTTCGCTGAATTAGCGAAGTAATGGGGCAAGTTAACTATAAAGAATATTATCATGCCGCTTTACAAGAAAATAGTGAACAAGGTTTACAATTAATTGATTTAACACAAAGTTTTAAAACACAACCTTTTAAATTTTTACCTAGTGGTAAAACAAAAGTTGATAATGTTTTAGTTATTTTCTCTGAACAGCAGCAAAATTATTATTGCTATGGAACAATTACCCAACAAATTAAACAAACAACTACTGATTCAAAAGGGCGGACAACAACCCATTACTATTATTATCGCTTCCCTTTTTTAACAGCGCAATTAAATCGGGATTTAGAACTTAATGCAGTAATTCAGCGTTCGAAAGGAATTTTAAAGATTTTTCAAGGAGATAATACAACATTAGAATCAGATCAATTTGAAAAACTTTATGCTGTAAATGCTGATAATCAAATTACAATTCGAAAATTATTAACTCCAAAAGTAATGGTTAATTTAATTGATAATGCTGACCGAGGGGTTCCAAAAGTAGCAATTAGTAATAATTTAATAACTTTGAGTTTTAGTTCATTCTCAGTTAGTGGTTGATCAGATCCAAAAGGAATGATTTGAGGGGATATTTTTAATAGCCCAGATACAATTTCAGAAGATATTTGTAAAGAAATTACAACAAATTTAAATGAGTTTTTCCCACGGTTAGATTGACTAAAAGTCTATGATTTAATTTAA
- a CDS encoding type I phosphomannose isomerase catalytic subunit codes for MTKILTLKPFFSERLWGGRKLEQFGFELPTSEKYGEAWVISSLDNGMTYLDNNEGSPISLKQFFLDNRATIFDNAEEFPLLSKIITANDYLSVQVHPDDAYSLEHNQMLGKPECWYIMDCPENAKIIYGHSAKTKDELVEMIANKKWQELFCEVPIKKGDFVYVPPGKVHAITPGVTVFELQRSSDITYRFYDFDRVDKDGNLRPLHIQECIDVTTVPDSNEQVIRINEGKLIDNEYFTLYLLKSTQTINLTGIKWAQITVINGSVVIENQKLTAGQSALLVDLPENLDFIVEGEALFSYKK; via the coding sequence ATGACAAAAATTCTTACCTTAAAGCCATTTTTTTCAGAACGCCTATGGGGAGGACGTAAGTTAGAACAATTTGGTTTTGAACTACCAACTTCAGAAAAATATGGGGAAGCTTGAGTTATTAGTAGTTTAGATAATGGGATGACTTATTTAGATAATAATGAAGGATCACCAATCTCTTTAAAACAGTTTTTTTTAGATAACAGAGCAACTATTTTTGATAATGCGGAAGAATTCCCTTTATTATCGAAAATAATTACGGCTAATGATTATTTATCAGTTCAAGTTCACCCGGATGATGCCTATAGTTTAGAGCATAATCAAATGTTAGGGAAACCAGAATGTTGATATATTATGGATTGTCCGGAAAATGCTAAAATTATTTATGGACATAGTGCCAAAACAAAAGATGAACTTGTTGAAATGATTGCCAACAAAAAATGACAAGAACTATTTTGCGAAGTACCAATTAAAAAGGGGGATTTTGTTTATGTTCCCCCAGGTAAAGTACATGCCATTACTCCAGGGGTAACTGTTTTTGAATTACAGCGCTCATCTGATATTACTTATCGTTTTTATGATTTTGATCGCGTTGATAAAGATGGTAATCTTCGTCCCTTACATATTCAAGAATGTATTGATGTAACAACTGTTCCTGATAGTAATGAACAAGTAATTAGAATAAATGAAGGTAAATTAATTGATAATGAATATTTTACCTTATATTTACTTAAATCAACACAAACTATTAATTTAACCGGGATTAAATGAGCCCAAATTACAGTTATTAATGGTAGTGTAGTAATTGAGAATCAAAAATTAACTGCTGGACAGTCAGCGTTATTAGTTGATTTACCAGAAAACCTTGATTTTATTGTTGAGGGTGAAGCCTTATTTAGCTATAAAAAATAA
- a CDS encoding PTS fructose transporter subunit IIC, giving the protein MSSTDKKLVLAITACPTGVAHTFLAAEKLTQTGPKLGYDIKVETHGSEGIRNDFTAEEIARAEVIILAVDVTVDTSRFNGKKVYQCRVAKAIKDPEGVIETALKEGKQQAGEFNTKTDKNSGQKMGVMKHLMAGVSYMVPIIILGGIFLAVALGLSKAIYGPNYDPGSDNKNFFYYLLKIGEASFTLMIPILGAFIANSIAGRAAIAPALVVSYLGNSPQAFFPLPGINEVTTPTGFVGAIAAGLAIGYTVKWINTWNVPKSLRPVMPIFFIPLVVGFVYSMIMMFVVGSTIGWVMGKFQGWIESTWGNTDNAGNIAIGLGFGILIGAMAGFDMGGPINKIAFLACTGLIGSKIYTPMGAMATAIPVAPLGMGIATWIFRPFYNEEQKTMGTTAFFMGCIGISEGAIPFAVNDPKRVVASNVVGSAIAGGLAGVTGIADLAGHGGPIVAFLGAMGRGNGLAPEVGWGQGWQWTLLALLFMAVGALITAFMYGFWQVIDKKRKGETISMKQFIIKTRDEKVQADKAAKADKVNKKAKKVKLNKKTK; this is encoded by the coding sequence ATGAGTAGTACAGATAAAAAATTAGTTTTAGCTATTACAGCATGTCCCACAGGTGTGGCCCATACTTTTTTAGCAGCTGAAAAACTAACGCAAACTGGACCAAAATTAGGTTATGACATTAAAGTTGAAACCCATGGTTCAGAAGGAATTCGTAATGATTTTACTGCGGAAGAAATTGCTCGTGCCGAAGTAATTATTTTAGCAGTTGATGTTACAGTTGATACTAGTCGTTTTAATGGTAAAAAAGTTTATCAATGTCGTGTTGCTAAAGCAATCAAAGACCCAGAAGGGGTTATTGAAACTGCTTTAAAAGAAGGAAAACAACAAGCTGGTGAATTTAATACTAAAACTGACAAAAATTCAGGACAAAAAATGGGAGTAATGAAGCATTTAATGGCGGGGGTTTCATATATGGTCCCTATCATTATTTTAGGAGGAATTTTCCTAGCGGTTGCTTTAGGACTTTCAAAGGCAATTTATGGCCCAAATTATGATCCTGGATCAGATAATAAAAATTTCTTTTACTATTTATTAAAAATTGGGGAAGCATCATTTACTTTAATGATTCCAATTTTAGGAGCATTCATTGCTAATTCAATTGCCGGGAGAGCAGCAATTGCCCCAGCACTGGTTGTTTCATATTTAGGAAACTCACCTCAAGCATTTTTCCCACTACCAGGGATTAATGAAGTAACAACTCCAACAGGATTTGTTGGAGCAATTGCAGCAGGGTTGGCAATTGGATATACGGTTAAATGAATTAACACATGAAATGTGCCAAAATCATTACGACCAGTAATGCCAATCTTCTTTATTCCACTAGTTGTTGGATTTGTATATTCAATGATTATGATGTTTGTTGTTGGTTCAACAATTGGTTGAGTAATGGGGAAATTCCAAGGATGAATTGAATCAACATGAGGAAATACTGATAATGCCGGAAACATTGCAATCGGATTAGGATTCGGAATTTTAATCGGAGCAATGGCTGGATTTGACATGGGGGGGCCTATCAACAAAATTGCCTTCTTAGCATGTACAGGTTTAATCGGTTCAAAAATTTACACACCAATGGGAGCAATGGCGACAGCAATCCCAGTTGCCCCTTTAGGAATGGGAATTGCGACTTGAATCTTTAGACCATTCTATAACGAAGAACAAAAAACAATGGGAACAACAGCATTCTTTATGGGATGCATTGGAATTTCAGAAGGTGCTATTCCGTTTGCGGTTAATGATCCAAAACGTGTTGTAGCATCAAACGTTGTTGGTTCAGCAATTGCTGGAGGATTAGCTGGAGTAACAGGGATCGCTGACTTAGCTGGCCATGGAGGACCAATTGTTGCCTTTCTAGGAGCAATGGGTCGTGGAAACGGTCTCGCTCCCGAAGTTGGATGAGGACAAGGATGACAATGAACATTGTTAGCATTATTATTCATGGCCGTAGGAGCATTAATTACAGCCTTTATGTATGGATTCTGACAAGTAATTGATAAAAAACGTAAAGGAGAAACAATCTCAATGAAACAGTTTATTATCAAAACTCGTGATGAAAAAGTTCAAGCTGATAAAGCTGCCAAAGCAGACAAAGTTAATAAAAAAGCCAAAAAAGTTAAACTTAATAAAAAAACAAAATAA
- a CDS encoding MATE family efflux transporter has protein sequence MSQLQSDKKNKLFASRKWYATALVLILLATMQEIIMESTDLVDNFFVNAIKFNVPGFHDLMDRIKEVFGSDEIYHNQEVWNSWGLGHYAGYHYTAGQLAMNGVAASNQLYFIMFAILSGICYGFGVFNAQYYGAKKYKELQQVTLLKVYVCILVCVVVLLLSQVAGRPLIEFTTSPKYAEKPNDFLPVTADQKDLAVQWFKYFEYQAASISTDLGMHYFQTIALSYPILAINIAFITTLRETGRAGLAVWVSLIALSTNCLMNPFLVEPTFLGEFNGMGVQGAAIATTVSRVLQLAFIITLFSFKRYEFIPRNLFSFDGFVTRRAFQKATPIVFNEIFWAVGMVVQVKLRAIYSIDALTANAIFSTIITALYTPLYHGFSAGTSILVGSRLGANNLAEAEYNGKHLVILSFMIGAVAGLLLVVGGWFFPEVLFVNNTKETFRIAHWMLFVYGLMYPFVMVSATSYAIIRTGGAVFNAFVLDALYTWIIPVPLLAILVLTSNLDIVYIIIILQVSDSLKTIWAVILLRRKKWVKNITETKHTTELDNKVKEIKQQVEG, from the coding sequence ATGTCACAATTACAGAGCGACAAAAAAAATAAATTATTTGCCAGTCGAAAATGATATGCGACAGCATTAGTTTTAATTTTGTTAGCAACAATGCAAGAAATTATTATGGAATCAACGGACTTAGTTGATAACTTTTTTGTTAATGCAATTAAATTTAATGTTCCTGGTTTTCATGATTTAATGGACCGAATTAAAGAAGTTTTTGGATCAGATGAAATTTATCATAATCAAGAAGTCTGAAATAGTTGAGGGTTAGGACACTATGCTGGCTATCATTATACGGCTGGGCAATTAGCAATGAATGGGGTTGCTGCATCAAACCAACTTTATTTTATTATGTTTGCTATTTTAAGTGGAATTTGTTATGGTTTTGGAGTTTTTAATGCCCAATATTATGGGGCTAAAAAATACAAGGAATTACAACAAGTAACATTATTAAAAGTTTATGTTTGTATTTTAGTTTGTGTTGTTGTTTTACTTCTTTCACAAGTAGCAGGGCGGCCATTAATTGAATTTACAACCTCACCAAAATATGCCGAAAAACCAAATGATTTTTTACCAGTGACAGCTGATCAAAAAGATTTAGCAGTTCAATGGTTTAAATATTTTGAATATCAAGCAGCATCAATTTCAACAGATTTAGGGATGCACTACTTTCAAACAATTGCTTTATCATATCCAATTTTAGCAATTAATATTGCCTTTATTACAACATTACGGGAAACTGGAAGAGCAGGATTAGCAGTATGAGTTTCATTAATTGCCTTAAGTACAAACTGTTTAATGAATCCCTTCTTAGTTGAACCAACTTTCTTAGGAGAATTTAATGGTATGGGAGTTCAAGGAGCTGCAATTGCAACAACTGTTTCAAGGGTTTTACAATTAGCTTTTATTATTACTTTATTCTCCTTTAAACGGTATGAGTTTATTCCCCGGAATTTATTTTCCTTTGATGGCTTTGTTACACGACGGGCTTTTCAAAAAGCAACCCCAATTGTATTTAACGAAATCTTTTGAGCGGTCGGAATGGTTGTTCAAGTAAAACTACGAGCAATTTATAGTATTGATGCTTTAACAGCAAATGCGATATTTTCAACAATTATTACCGCGCTATATACACCACTATATCATGGTTTCTCAGCGGGAACGTCAATTCTGGTCGGCAGTCGATTGGGAGCAAACAACTTGGCGGAAGCAGAATACAATGGAAAACACTTGGTGATTTTATCATTTATGATCGGAGCAGTTGCCGGCTTGTTGTTAGTTGTGGGGGGATGATTCTTCCCAGAGGTATTATTTGTTAATAATACAAAAGAAACATTCCGAATTGCACACTGGATGTTGTTTGTTTATGGATTGATGTATCCATTTGTGATGGTTAGTGCCACCTCATATGCAATCATCAGAACAGGGGGTGCTGTTTTCAATGCCTTTGTTCTGGATGCTTTATACACATGAATTATCCCAGTACCATTATTAGCAATTTTAGTATTAACATCAAACTTAGATATTGTTTATATTATTATTATTTTACAAGTTTCTGATAGTTTAAAAACAATTTGAGCGGTTATCTTATTACGCCGCAAAAAATGAGTCAAAAATATTACGGAAACAAAACATACAACAGAATTAGATAATAAAGTTAAAGAAATTAAACAACAAGTTGAAGGTTAA
- a CDS encoding nitroreductase family protein, giving the protein MTFKELSEKRHTIKTYLPNNTISDEELQKILAAVYLAPSSNNLQDTNILVIRDQKLKEEIANDFEGFNTQNVKDASALFLFVGTPFKMQMLNNGQSIYDGTMKFLDIPEADRQKMKEGVLQYYGVMSDSTDLVHIINAAIKFSFTMLAATELGYGSTPMLGMQKCKLEKTLINKAMMKQGQQVILALSIGVPAPDDARNKAQANRIRLPFEETYKIY; this is encoded by the coding sequence ATGACTTTTAAAGAATTAAGTGAAAAACGCCATACGATTAAAACATACTTACCAAATAACACAATTAGCGACGAGGAATTACAAAAAATTCTAGCGGCAGTTTATTTAGCCCCTAGTTCTAATAACTTACAAGATACAAACATCTTAGTAATTAGAGATCAAAAATTAAAAGAAGAAATTGCCAATGATTTTGAAGGATTTAATACACAAAATGTCAAAGATGCTAGTGCATTATTTCTCTTTGTTGGAACCCCTTTTAAAATGCAAATGCTAAATAATGGTCAAAGCATTTATGATGGCACAATGAAATTTTTAGATATTCCCGAAGCGGACCGCCAAAAAATGAAAGAAGGAGTTTTACAATACTATGGTGTTATGTCTGACTCAACAGATTTAGTTCATATCATTAATGCCGCAATTAAATTTAGTTTTACAATGTTAGCAGCAACAGAGCTTGGATATGGTTCAACCCCAATGTTAGGGATGCAAAAATGCAAATTAGAAAAAACACTGATTAATAAAGCAATGATGAAGCAAGGTCAACAAGTTATTTTGGCCTTATCAATTGGTGTACCAGCTCCTGATGATGCTCGTAATAAAGCCCAAGCAAATCGCATTCGTTTACCATTTGAAGAAACTTACAAAATATATTAA